The Labrus mixtus chromosome 14, fLabMix1.1, whole genome shotgun sequence nucleotide sequence CAGGCATCGAATATGATCAGtatgaaagggttaaaaaaagagagacagcaaTAAGCTGCTGTGTCTCTGAACGTCTTCATCCGTCTAAAAGCGTTCATCTTAATCtcacagtttgtaaaacacCTAACGCTCTTCATCTCCGAATCTCCCTGCTCGTGGATTTATGAGCGATTGGTTCCACGGGGTGTGAATTTAATGCTCCGATACGTCAGCTGATGTCACGATATCTGACTTATTAAACTCTTTTTCAAACGCTCAGCTCGACTCCAGGAAACGCAGAGCtgagatgtgttttttattggcGGTGTCACACGCACGTCAGATTCACAGCCTCAAATTAAAACCTGGACTGTGATGGAGCGGCTCGCAGTTTGCAGTCGTTTGTCTCCGATACCTGACAGTTTGACTACAACCTGGATGTGTGCAGAAAATAAGTCTCCATGGGGGGCTCTACTCCCCTGTTACATTCAGCTGTAAACTGAACATGCAGCTGATGGTTGATTATTAACTAAACAAGGTCCGAGTCATGTAGTGCAGAATAAGCACAAAAAGATCCACTTATTACTCATTCTGCAGCTTTTTATGGAGGGCGTTTATGACATGAGACGTGTTCTTTACAAGGCGGGATATGAGGGTCAGGCCTCTCCCTGGTTTGGGTGTGGGGGCCGGTCTTGGGTGTGAGACGTCCTCCTGTACACTCAGATAAAGATGGAGGTGGGACCAGCAGGGTGGTTTGAGTTTATCTGCTGCACAGATGTTCCATACGCGCTCTCAGATAAGTTCCTCACGGCGGCTCGGAAGTGCAAAACCAAACCTACAATGTGTGGAACACTTTCTACAAAGCTTGAGACACATTTGCAAGAAGCTGGACGCGCGTAtcagtccccaaacaaattaACAAACGTCAGAATCTTGCGTGAAAGGGAATGAACCAAATCCTGGAAGTTTAGAGGACAAAGGTGAGATGGAGGGTCTGGAAGGTGCACTTAATCCGTCAGTCTTGTCCGTGTCCTTCAGAAACTCCAGAGACCCTGGACACTCAGGTGGGTTAGTCAAAGTGGTGAAAACATCATTCAGTCACCATAAACTCTGTAATACACCACAGGCCCTGGACACAACTTTCATTGGGCCCTTACCTACACACGCAAACATTactctctcactgtgtgtgtcctccCCAAGCATGCAGAATGtgtctgcacaaaaacacataacaggGCAACACAGCACATATTCCTTTTGAAATTCGATGCCATGATTCGCCTATTACTCATTTCTCAGTGTGGAACGTGTTTAcagcatttggtacattccctctCCGGACAGATTCTGTACATTTGTCTCAGTGCTCGTTAAAGTGTTAAGCATGTTGTCaacttgttttctaaaatgtaaatgtgttttgtcatCAATAGATGTATTTCACTTTTGTCATTaggttttctaaaatgtaaaacggTTCTCCAAAATTTGTGTCAAGCTTTGTGAAAGGGCTTCGCACTCTGTGGGTttggtttgcacttcccagccaccgtagttcTTCACCTCTTGAGGGAACATGAGGGGTCATTTAACAAGCCGACTTTTCCCAAAGTGATCAGAGGGAAGTTCTTATGATTTGATTAAACTTCATGTAGAAGAGGAAATAATCTTCCTCATGCCTGGCCCTGATCCTCTTCTGTAATGACATGGCCTCACACACTATGCTCACACAGGAGGTCACAGGAGATTGTCCTCGTTACAGGAAGGTCAAAGGTCGTAATCCAGACTCAGCAGACTGCTCGTAAATCGACGGCGTAGAGAGCAGGCCTGAGATCATTCAGGctgagctgtgtttgtttcctgatTATTGTCTTGACTCTGCAGGCTGTGACACTGAATTGTCCTCCTGCGATTATTCAAGtcgtctgaatctgaatcttgTGAGCTCTTCAAATGGAACCAGTTTAAATATGACTTGACCCTCTTTAACAGAAGGCCCTTCATCCCCTGATCCATTAGAGTGAAACCTTTAACCAGCTGCAGCGTTCTTGTTACTCAGGGAGAGTCAGAGACAACAGATCCGTCTCTACATTTTTATGTGacatattttttcctttttcatgaagcatttctgcAGATTACGACACGACCATAAACAGCGGGTTGGAGCAGCagagccccccacccccctctgaacacataaattacaaagaACATAAATAAACCAGCTGCAGGCCGACACAGCAATACGAGAACGTCCTCAGTAATCGATTCGTCATTTTAAAACCTAATGAATGAACACGTTTCATCAGATGTCCTCGACATCCTGGCTTTAAGGattctttaaatgtaaagtgaGATTAAGATTATTTGGATTCTCTGTAGAGCTTGTTCCCTAAACTTTATGAAACCAGCAGAGGGTTTACACACTGTGCCGTTAGTGAGAGACTTTTATTCAAGTTGTCTAAAGACAGCAGAgttaaattcatgtttgtattcTGTTTTAGCTTCATGCTTCGGTCTGGGCTGTGAGTTTATCACTGACAGAAGTCTGAGTTTGAAAAGGGGACTGTGACTGCCCTCTTCAGGCTGACAAGGAATGGTTCATGCTCCAAAGTGAGGCCCGAGGTCATTACGGGGGAGAGTGGGCGGCAAGGctgaataaaaacactgcacacCGTTTGGCACTGCCAGCAAAGCATTTGAAAGTCAGTGAGAGGACCTCCAGGTAAACATGATCTACAGCAGACGACCCAACTACTGAAACAAAGACGAGATGACGAGTCACGTCTCGCCCTCTGTGTGTAATGAAGAGAGATACACTTCTTCATTTAGACcaggctttcccaaccttggggtcccgaccctGCGTGGGGTCGCATGGAATTCAAATGGGGTTGAGGCTCCTGTGTGTATGATATCCaatgccaaaacaagaaacctgcagagtgtctgtctgtgcagaAATCTCCTCCcagcctctcttcctctgctcaAAATGATCAACATGAAAAAGCCTAAATGTGTCCAAGATGAATGTTTCCTGGCACCACAGCAGAaaaacatgattgaaaacaaattcacaaagctgtttgtgttttggatttCTGGGGTCACCAGAGTTTGgtgaagtcaaagtggggtCACAGGCCAGAAAAGGTCGGAAACCACTGATTTAGAAACATCCTACCTATGAGAGAGGGTTTTCTGTGGATGTCTCAAATCaactaagtttagattctggtcctgaatgctctggatttgtttggaccagagaaggtagggagttttaagacaccccaatacggccgttttggacgcccctcagtttgccagatatgagagcagttatcaggtcaacaggtgttgcagtgatggaagcgggcgagagaagtggttcagatagaagtgattgtacccgacctaaaaagcctctgcatgtttctaataagctccacgagcagaaacgtgctcaaactaggatcaatattggagatgcttttgaaaaatggagagaggttagaacacagaaaggtttacagactgatgcagagctggataaacactgaagcttcagtgtccaccacatggtgacctgcgtgagcatcaactctagagaggaggggggagacagctctctacaatgtttagaatttggactgcagtacccattttaaacactaggagtcagttacatactgctcctttaagtggaggtgtgtgtgtgtgtgtgtgtgaggaagccCCAGGGTAGTTTAAGGTCTGTGTATGTAAATGTGCTGCAGCTTTAGAAACAGGAAAcggttaaaaaacaaatatgcatattaataaatattctttatttagTAAATTGTTGCACATTGCATTCTTGACATCACATCATCCAAATCCTTGTTACAAATGGATTTTTGATTCTCTGTAAAATCTCTATATTTAGAATTCCTGTACACATATAACGGTACGACCTTTACCACTACACTGACGTGTCACCAAAATAGAAACCaaatagaaaacaagaaaacataaaaataagaCTCCTAAAATGTATCCCTAACATCACAGCTTGCAAAGCTTGTTTACTGATTCCACTGTGCTCCGACCCAATGACCCTACAGAAGACCAACGACACCAAGCTAGGTTTGGTCAGGGAGAACAATCGCAGGCAAGAACGCAGCCGAGAGatgagaaagtgtgtttgtgtgcgattGCAACAGAAAGTCAGAATCacgtcactttaaaaaacagagaaatgactGAACCAGACACCAAACGGACTTCACAGTTATCTCAGTGAAGACGCTGCAGCAGTGGTCACGAGTGTTGCTCCCCGGGTGGCGGTTTGTGCAGTTAGttgacactggtggtggtggcaAACCACTTCCCACACACGGGTTTACTCTGCTCGTTGGAGCGGCAGTAGTTGGTGAATTTCTCTTTCAGGAGCTGGCGGTACTGGTGGCGGTTGTTGTAGAAGGACTGGTTTCTTTCTAGAAAGGCCTGAATCTCATCCTGCGTCAGGAAGTTCTCCTCGTCGGAAGCCACTTCGGAATCATCCTGTCGTaacaagaacaaaagaaaaggacAGAAGGTTACATAAAAGACGAAGATCTAATCATAGTTTTCTTAGAGCTGCTCAGTGAAACAGAGCGTACACCATGTATCAGGGGTCGAACGATTATCGGCAGGGCAGAGCTTGtatacttctttttttgtcttctggcGACTCAAAGCTAGAGGAAGTTACAAATCCATTCACATACTGCAGAtttagcagcaggagcaacttggggttaagtgtcttgcccaaggacacatcggagctggggatcgaacccccgaccttcctgttgagagacgaccgactctaccactgagccacagctgcactAACAGCATATATTGCTCCCAAGCCTGAATATATAGTTCAGCATAAATGGAGCCTTCACTAATGTGCAGGTGACCCATGCACTGTGCACTAATGCTCCTCCGCACCATCACAGATTCTGCCGTTTTGAACAGAGCGCTGATAACAAGCCGGGtggtccctctcctctttaGCTCGGAGGACGAAGGACCTGCCCCTCACAGCTGCCCACATTAGACAACTGGATGATCTGTTTCATTTTACTGataaaattcattcattttaaagtgtGCTACTTTGGCTCCTAGCAGGTGTGTTTTTCCCTCTGGGTCTGTCTCACCTAATGTCCCGCCCACAACACTTTCTGATTGGCTAGACGTCATACGAGTAACAGCCAATCAACACTGAAGCCTGGGAGCCGCTGACGTGCACAACTGAGGAAGTCATTTTCCCAATGTGTCCAACATGGCATGAATGCAGAGACGGATATTCTCTAacgccccgtgtccacctgccGTTTTgccaggcagaaaagcgctggctgtacgCTCGAGTGTTTACATGAGGTGTATGACAGAAACGGCTCCGTTAATTTTTACtgcttgttttatatttgagatcgtttatttcccgatcagacacggagcgaggaggatgtgggtacaagacacgatctgtaggaagctaaactacggggaatatcagacatttggaaaagagggacggtgacgtcaacagcacctttctgaaaagttgaaagattttcaacttgatcGCTCGGAGCAGCCGCACAGAAACGGCAGcgcgctttttctccaggcggccgctttctgctgctaacgctctctactcattgaagacaactgaaaaaagacgctaACCCACTCAGAAGacaacgccaggtggacacggggcctaagttCTGTTTCATGGGGACTCTAACAGAACCAGCGTCTGACCATAACAAGTCAAGCCGTCTCACTAACCAGCAGTTCCACCAGACTGATGCTCGCCTCTGCAGCGCTCCCGTTGAGGCTGAGGTTCTTCTGATGAGCCGTCCACGGTAACCTCAGTGCAAGGTTGGCGAGTGCGTCTTCACACAGGGACGAGAAGATTTCTTTGGTTCGGCATGAACGCGAAGGTAGACTGTGGCGTGCCGTGTTCCCGTCTGACGTGCAACCTTCAGCCTTCTTTCCCTGCAGGAATGAAAAACAGAACCATTTAAAACACGCTTATTAAAAAGGAAGCATGCAGCGTGACACGTCCACCGGCGCTCGCTCACCTGACTGTTGCATAAAGCCTTCCCCTTCCGTTTCTTCTTTTTACTCTTGCACTGACTGTTCTCTTCGGAGTGCGTCCAGCAGTCCACACAGCTGTCTATGgcgtcctcctctttgtcttcagCACAGTGATGGGTGTTGGTCTCTTCTCCTGTAgagggtgaaaaacaaaacaaaaaaaacctcttagaCAAAAAGCTCAAAGATATGGAAACGTTTTgtcacatgagaaaataaagtcTGTTCTTCTGAATTAACGATCAGCAGCTTCATTTAGACCTCTGAACATTCCCAGACTGATTAGATTTATTTGGGTTTGACACGAGGAGATACTCGTGTCCTTAGGTAACATTGATGACATCGTTCTTAGTTTGTCGACTCTGCAGAGGCAGCTCAAATCTTTGCTCGTTCAGACACACACCTCGCTGCAGCTGAAAATACAATCAGTTAGCTACGTGCTGACACAGGAGACAATCAGGTTACTGCTGAAAATACTGGCTCCCGGATTGGAGTGCAACTGAGGAACCACAAGCCGCTCGTAACTTGTAATTCTGAGATAATTGTCTCGTCAATTCAGAAAAACTGAGCAGATTTTTATTCTGTCGCTCCTGTACAAACAAACCTCGGAGTATATACGaatcatattgtgtttttagtctAAAAAACAGAACGCCGGCTCAGAGCAGACCTGCTTCGTCGTGGTTGCATATTCCCTCGGAGCAGGCGATGTCAGAACCTTCCCGTGAGCCGATCTCGCTGCCCTCCATACTTGAGGAGTATCCACAGTCACTGCCGTTGCTCTGAGGGGAcaaatctgcagaaacacaacccaaaaaaaacaaaaaacacaccatcTTAAAGGCCTGTTGTTTATGGTCTTTACTCTCTTTAATGTGGCGTCCTCCACAGACAAACGGTTCATTTCTGGGGCTGGCCTTGACTTTGAATACTGTTTATGAAAGATGTGTTAAGTGTGTGACAGGATTAGTCCTGGAGTTGGTCTTTACTCTGTTTGGTGCTCTCTGGGCAGTTACAAGAAGAGCTCTGGTTGGTGGCGGTCTCATCACatcccgcctcctcctcctcctcctcctcctcctcttggctGCCACAGACTTTGCAGGAGTCCTCCACGGACTCAAGAgaaccctgaaacacacaaccCGGGTCAGAGTTCAATAAAGCGAGCACATAATCCAACCCTCTTATAATCAAACAAGGATGATTACCTCGTCTGTTTTTTCCTTGTCGTCCGCCTCCTGTTCCGACACGTCAAAGCCACACTTGTTTTTCCGTCGATTTTTACGCTTCTGcctctttttctcctgcttcagctctttcgctctctcctcctcggACAGCTCCTCTACAAACTGCTCCAGGCGACTGATGCCCTGCATCTTCTCCACAGCCATCTGAGAGAAATGGTTAACAGAAACATGACTCGCCCGTCTTAACCCTTTCATCACCTCATAGTTTGAAATATGCAGTTTCGTTACCTCAAAACTTTTGCGTAGTGCATCGACCCCCAAATGGAACAAAATCTGCCAGGTCTGCTCCTCTGCTCGTAGCTTCTGCCAGATCCTGTGCAGCCGTTCATACAGGTGAATACCCAGACAGGTCAGGACTTCTTCCTGTGCGATGTCAATGGTCTTGGCGTGTCTCTCTCTGCGTCTTAGAGAAACCCAAACAACATCCTCAACATACTGAAAGGAACAAATCGACTAATTTAGAATCTATCTGAAGCTCTACTCACTCGTAGCCTCCTGCAAACTCCGGCTCTGCCCGTCCGAGGAGGTGAGCGATGAAGTCTGTCTCACAGCACACGTGGATGTGGCGCTCATGGGGGCAACAGCACAGCCCCTCGTACAAGGTGGCGCAGTAGCCCTTCTCTTTGCTGCAGTCCAGCTCCCCCACCAGGATGTTGTACGCCCTCAGAACTTTGTTCTTGCAGTCGGTGCAGAATCTGTGGACGTTAAGTGATGTGCAGTTATTGCGATTGTTTTTAAACCTCCCACTGTAACGAGAGTGGAAATCAGGTATTTAGTACGAGGCTGTGGTGGTCGCACACGTTACCTGTGTTTACGCAGGTATGTCTCCAGAGTCTCTAAAAGACAAGCACTGTCGATGAGGACCACCTCGTCCCTGCACTCCTGAGACATGAGCTCCCAAACGTCCATCCAGCTCCCCCTGGAGGCAAATATACAAACATTATGACTCTGACTATCAAACCTTCAATAACTAAGAGAAAACTAACTGATCTAAGTTAGCGTTTTTGTTCTGAGGGccaacttctttttcttttttttttgttaatatttattttgtgcctttattagagagataggacggtgAATAAagatggaaatcagagagaaagagagtggggaatgacatgcgggaaaggagccacaggttggatttgaacctgggccacttgcttggaggactacagccttcatacatggggcgctcacactacccactgcgccaccagcgccccgaggGCCAACCTCTTTGTTCAATCATTGCCAATGAGGaggagagcgtttgcagcagcaaaGGCGtgtagcatctttttttttggctttttattttttgtcacagGCactattttttcaaaatgtatgacaTACCCTGTATTTTTGTCTCTTACAGATCGTGTCTCCttctctgtgtctgatcggCGGCTCAATGGCGGGGCCGTCACCATTATTAATCTCATCATCCAGACAAAGCAGAAGGACAAACATCCTCCGTTTGACGCTCACAGTGACGGAAAAAACCTCAAATATAAAACGTGCAGTAAAAAGaaaacggagcagtgtcggccATACGGCGGCTGTCTTAAAGAGACTGTTGTCacagagacaggacggacggcAGCACTGCGTCTTTTCTCTCAGAGGACAAACGCTTCATTTTGATCCCCGAAAAAGTGTCAGGTAGACACGGGGCCGGACCGTAGCTCTATTACACACTGCGTCACAGTTTCATAGCAACCTTCTAATGATCACAATAAAGATTATAATCAAGACTTCTCACACTAACATCCATCATGCTGTCCAGAGGAGAATACGACTGACACACAAATCAAGAGGTGGAATGACTCACCCCAGAGGTTTGGGCTTGTGCGTGTCTAAGGAGTGCAGCTGGCAGCGTTTGTTCTTCTTACTTTTTGGAATGGCATCAATCATGTTGTTCAACTTtgacctgaaaacaaagaaaaaacaaagcttttcttACAACACTCTGTACAACAGAACAATCTGACCTTTTAATATATTTGACAATAGATGGTAGTATTTTAACACCACAATAAATCGCTAATTTATCGTTATCGCAATAAACACATCGCAAACGTCCGAATCTATCGCATtttttacacactcacacaggaatccccccccccgcccccgtaccgtcttcagaggtggtaacagaggcgttacagaggagagacaggatcagctgagcatgtgtgtgcatgtctgactgtgccAAAACACAATCTGAATTCACGGACTGGTACACCAATATTACACCCTCATGGAATCAATATGACAATAcgaagacgtgatgacggcagAGCTTAGTTACGGCGCGGTGGTCTGAAAACAGCTTGTGACTCACCCATGGACGTAGAAGAGGTTGTAGAGCTTCTTCACGTCTGACAAACACGCTTTGGTGACAGAGAGCATGCCTCTGGGTTTCACAGTGAGGGGCTCCAGTGCCGGGTTCCCCGATTCTACCAAGTGTGAGAAGAGGCGCTCCACACTGCGTCTGCAGCCCACGCACGGCACCGGCTGAGACAACGCAGCGTACACCTCCCTGGAAGTCACCATCAGGGCCATGTTCAGGTCCTGCTGCTTCAGCTTGGAGTAATACTAAACACAAAGGGAAGATTTATGTTAAGACTTTGTTGACCAATCACATGAAGGCACACCTCACACCTGTGAGCTCTGCTGATGTACatgagaaacatttaaacaatgaCGTGCATAAAACTGCTCACCTCAGAAAACTGTTTCCAGTGAGACACGTTTATCTCGCTGCTGTCCACGTCCATGACACTGTCAGAAAACTCCATCACCATCTGACAACAGAAGATcgtgaaacattttaaatgcacaTTCTGGAAATATCCAGAGACTTACATCAGGATTTGATCGTTTCTATAAGCGACAATCTCTCCTCCGAGGAACATCTGGCGTGAGGAAATTGATAGATCAGTTGCAGTAAATGaacgatttatttatttagaaatacAAAATTTTGGGAAAGCATTATGGACAAAGACACTCAGACTTTCCACACCAGTCTTTCCCAAATCCCAGCGGAATGGGGGACAAACAATGGTCAAATAACTATATGAGGATCAAGGAAGTCTGTCAAGTAATGGAGGTTATGTGCAATATAAATCATACTGTGCTTTTCctaataaaaagaacatttcaaaaaaagaaattgatAGATCAATGCTGTTGCTGGTCACTGTAGGTGCTGCACCCCCTTTAATCTCAGATAAACCCTAAGACAGTTTGTCCTAAACCCGGGCCTTCTTAGTTTGGCCCTTATGAGCTAGACGTAAGCAAAAGCATATTTAGATCATagttcatgttcaacaactcgTTAACTTACAAACCACGAGCAGTAATCAGGAGGACACTGAgggcaaactcttagttaatggcTTTTCTGCTTTAGACTATGGTCATGTAcaataaggtactaataagcagccagttaagggtgaatattgtgacctaaatttaaagtgttaccaaaccttctattttattttggtgaTGGTCGACGCTTTTATAACTAATCGGTTCTTTTCTGGTCTGAAGTAAACCCTCAAAAAGAGTagtgaaaacacaaagaggctTATGAATGCGTTAACCACTTCATGGAAAGAGATACTCACCGTGAGGGTGTCGTCGATATGCAGAGGGATCTGCCTGGCGAGGAAAGGGTAgtcctcctccccttccctgCAAACTGCTACTAAACGagccatgtttgtttcttttcctccGTGTCGGGTTTGTTGATGCAGCTCGCCTGCAGAGGATGACACACAAGAGACCCCACTGACACCAGCACAGGCTACATCCAGCTAATGCTAACAGTCTAGTGCAGGTCATGGCGAGCTAACATTGCACAACTTCAATTTTACACCAATGTCACAGTCACGCGAGGGGGCAGTAAAGCAAAGCAGGAAGATGTCAaatctttcctttccttctgaTTTAACGTCATCCACACTTTCGCAACAGAGTGCGATCTGTGTTGACCCAGATTTAACCAGCTAACTTCAGTTAGCACAACAACTTAGGAACAggaacttgtgtgtgtgtgtgtgaggggtgtgtgtgtgtgtgtgtgtgtgtgtgtgtgtgtggggggggggggggggtgttgtgtgtgtgtgtgtgtgtgtgtgtggggggggggggggtgttgtgtgtgtgtgtgtgtgtggggtaagAGGGTGTATCATTTCAGGTAGTCAACACAACTTCTATCTGTGCAGATTAACATGACGCATGTCGAGAAgaataatatt carries:
- the ggnbp2 gene encoding gametogenetin-binding protein 2 isoform X2; translation: MARLVAVCREGEEDYPFLARQIPLHIDDTLTMVMEFSDSVMDVDSSEINVSHWKQFSEYYSKLKQQDLNMALMVTSREVYAALSQPVPCVGCRRSVERLFSHLVESGNPALEPLTVKPRGMLSVTKACLSDVKKLYNLFYVHGSKLNNMIDAIPKSKKNKRCQLHSLDTHKPKPLGGSWMDVWELMSQECRDEVVLIDSACLLETLETYLRKHRFCTDCKNKVLRAYNILVGELDCSKEKGYCATLYEGLCCCPHERHIHVCCETDFIAHLLGRAEPEFAGGYEERHAKTIDIAQEEVLTCLGIHLYERLHRIWQKLRAEEQTWQILFHLGVDALRKSFEMAVEKMQGISRLEQFVEELSEEERAKELKQEKKRQKRKNRRKNKCGFDVSEQEADDKEKTDEGSLESVEDSCKVCGSQEEEEEEEEEAGCDETATNQSSSCNCPESTKQNLSPQSNGSDCGYSSSMEGSEIGSREGSDIACSEGICNHDEAGEETNTHHCAEDKEEDAIDSCVDCWTHSEENSQCKSKKKKRKGKALCNSQGKKAEGCTSDGNTARHSLPSRSCRTKEIFSSLCEDALANLALRLPWTAHQKNLSLNGSAAEASISLVELLDDSEVASDEENFLTQDEIQAFLERNQSFYNNRHQYRQLLKEKFTNYCRSNEQSKPVCGKWFATTTSVN
- the ggnbp2 gene encoding gametogenetin-binding protein 2 isoform X1; protein product: MARLVAVCREGEEDYPFLARQIPLHIDDTLTMVMEFSDSVMDVDSSEINVSHWKQFSEYYSKLKQQDLNMALMVTSREVYAALSQPVPCVGCRRSVERLFSHLVESGNPALEPLTVKPRGMLSVTKACLSDVKKLYNLFYVHGSKLNNMIDAIPKSKKNKRCQLHSLDTHKPKPLGGSWMDVWELMSQECRDEVVLIDSACLLETLETYLRKHRFCTDCKNKVLRAYNILVGELDCSKEKGYCATLYEGLCCCPHERHIHVCCETDFIAHLLGRAEPEFAGGYERRERHAKTIDIAQEEVLTCLGIHLYERLHRIWQKLRAEEQTWQILFHLGVDALRKSFEMAVEKMQGISRLEQFVEELSEEERAKELKQEKKRQKRKNRRKNKCGFDVSEQEADDKEKTDEGSLESVEDSCKVCGSQEEEEEEEEEAGCDETATNQSSSCNCPESTKQNLSPQSNGSDCGYSSSMEGSEIGSREGSDIACSEGICNHDEAGEETNTHHCAEDKEEDAIDSCVDCWTHSEENSQCKSKKKKRKGKALCNSQGKKAEGCTSDGNTARHSLPSRSCRTKEIFSSLCEDALANLALRLPWTAHQKNLSLNGSAAEASISLVELLDDSEVASDEENFLTQDEIQAFLERNQSFYNNRHQYRQLLKEKFTNYCRSNEQSKPVCGKWFATTTSVN